Below is a window of Pseudoalteromonas undina DNA.
GGACGTGCCACGGCTATTGGTGACGCTTTAGGTTTATCGGTTAAACGCTTTGCTAGTAAAAAAGAAAGTAATCGCATTGTAGTGTTACTAACAGATGGACAAAACACCGCAGGAAACCTTGACCCCGAAGATGCCCTATTACTAGCTCGTGAAGAAGGCATAAAAGTGTACACCATCGGAGTCGGCTCAGATAACCCTCGTGGCTTTAGTTTATTTAATATGAGCTCTGGGGGCAGCAATTTAGATGAGAGTTTACTGAAAAATATTGCCGAACAAACAGGGGGTCTGTACTTTAGAGCCAAAGATGTCGCTGGGTTGCAACAGATCTATGCAGAGCTTGATAAACTCGAGCCAATTAGTGCCGATGAGCAGACCTTTCGCCCGCAAACAGCCTTGTTTTATTATCCGTTATTACTGGCCATTCTATTAATAAGTGCAATGGCATTTTTAAAAACAGTACGTGCATTGAAGGAGCCAAGCTAATGGATTTTGAGTTTATTCGCCCCGCTATTTTATGGCTGCTACTCCCTGCGCTAGGGCTGTTTTTTATTGCCATGCTTAAAAAGAAAAAAGCCCAATCGGCGCCACTCATTGCGCCACATTTAGCACAATTTGTTATGAGTGAATCAAATAATCAGGCTCGTCAGCCGCTGTGGCTAGTTGCGTTATTTTGCAGTTTAGCCATTATATTTAGTGCAGGCCCAAGTTTTGAGGAAAAACAAGTCCCTGTATTTCAAAGCAAAAGTGCCCGCGTTATTGTAATGGATATGTCGTACTCTATGTATAGCACCGACATTGCTCCTAATCGATTAATGCAATCTCGCTTTAAAGCCCTCGATATGATTGAGTTATTTAAAGAAGGTGATACTGCATTAGTAGCCTACGCAGGCACTGCCTATACCATTTCTCCACTGACCAATGATGCAACCACCCTTGCTAATCTTATTCCTAGTTTGAGCCCTGAGATTATGCCTGATAAAGGCTCCAACGTGCTGGCAGGTTTAGACATGGCGCAAGAGCTGCTCACTCAAGCAGGCTACCTAGATGGTGATATTATTTTGATCACCGATGGTATTGAACAACAACAGCAAAGTGATATAAGTGGCTTTACTAACAGTAGCCAGTATCGACTTAATATTTACGGTATTGGCACTGAGCAAGGTGCACCAATAAAGTTACCTGAAGGCGGATTTTTAAAAGATAATTACGGCCAAATTGTAGTGCCTACACTCAATGGTTCTTTACTCAAAGGACTAGCAAAGAATAGTGGCGGCCAATACGCTAATTATCAGCCAAGTAATAGCGATATTGCCATTTTTTCACCGCAAGCAAACAGTGAAATACTAAAAAGTGAAAAACCAAATTTAGCCTTGTGGCGAATCGATGTTGGCATTTATGGCTTGCTTATTTTGCTGCCCTTAGCTCTATACTTATTTAGGCGCTCTGCGTTTATTGGTGCGGTGCTATTGCTAAGCTTTTTACCTCAGCAAAATGCCCATGCAGTAGAGTTACCAACGCTATTTAAAAATACCGATCAACGTGCATTAGAAGCTTACAACAACCAAGAGTACCAACAAGCAGCGCAAGCGAAGTCCAACGCTCTCAAAGGCGCTGCACTTTATCAGCAAGGTCAGTTTGAAGGCGCTCTGAACGAATTTAGTCAAGATAAATCAGCTACTGGTTATTACAATTACGGTAATGCACTGGCTAAAGCCGGACAATTGGAGGCTGCTATAAACGCTTACAAACAAGCGCAATCACTGCAGTCTGATTTTACCAAAGCAGCCGATAACCAAGCGTTAGTTGAGCAGTTACTTAAGCAACAGCAAGATCAAGAAAACCAACAAGGTAATGATTCGCAAAATCAAGATGATCAAAGTCAAGATGATGCAGATAAATCAAAACAAGATCAGCAAAAAAATGGCGATAAAAATAACGCAGATAAAAGCGAAGATAACAGTCAAAACAGTGAAGAGCAGCAATCGGGTGAGCCCTCGGAGCAATCAAAAGATCAACAAAGCCAATCTGGCGAGCAGTCAGATGAACAAAATCAGCCTGACATGCAAGCTCAATCACAAAACCAACAAGACGAGAACAAAGACGACGATAGTAAGCCTCAGCAAGACGAGCAACAGAGTCAACCCAATCAAATGAATGAGCAACCGCCATCAGATGAGCAGAAGCAGCAAGCACAACAACAAGCTATGCAAGCAAAGGCGGCTGAACTCACTAATGAAGAAAAAGAGAAAGCACAACAACTAAATCAGTTACTAAGAAAAGTGCCCGACGATCCCGCTATTTTATTAAGAAACAAAATGCAATTAGAAGCCCAAAAAAGACAATATCAACGCCGTCCAACAGGAGTAGAAAAATCATGGTAATGCGATTATTTTGCTGTTTATTGCTATTAACTGCCATGCCATTAATGGCCGCCACTTCATTAGAGGCAAGCGTAGATAAAAACCCGGTACTGGCAGGTGAGTTTTTTATGCTCAATATTAGCGTTGATGATTCAATCAAAGGGCAACAACCCGATACTTCAGCGCTGTTAAAGGATTTCGTAGTCGGCCCTATGAGCTTAAGTAGCCGCACCAACATTATTAACGGTAGCATTAAAAAACAAACATCGTGGTCTGTTAAGTTAATGACTCGCAAAGCCGGCGAATACACAATTCCTTCTTTTAGTGTTGCAGGGCTCAGCTCTCAACCGATAAACTTGTCGGTTAAAGAGCGAAGCAGCGATGCGGGCAAAAATGATGATATATTTTTAAAAAGCTCGCTTACAAATAACAGCTTATTTGTGCAAGAGGCTGGCGTTTACACCATTAAACTTTACTTAGCTAAAGAGCTACTTGATGGCAGCTTAAGCACGCCAAGCATGGAAGATGCTCAACTCACCCAGCTAGGTAAGCAAAGTGAAGATTATGAACTGGTTAACGGTAAACGTTATTTAGTGATCACCCGTAATTATTTAATTCAGCCGCAAAAAAGTGGTGCATACACCATTGAAGCACCGGTTTTTCAAGGGCGTGTTCAACAAAACTATCGCCAACTAGAGGTGTCGGCACTTGGCGATGAACAACAGATTGAAATCAAACCCATCCCTGAGAATTATCAAGGTGATTGGTTACCCAGTGAATTAGTAAGTCTAACCGAGCAATGGCAACCAGACGATAATACCGTTGAGGCCGGCACGCCAATAACACGCACTATTATGCTTACCGCATTAGGGGTTACTAAGGAGCAACTACCCGAAATTGATATGCCTACTATAAATGGTATTCGCAGCTACCCAGATGAAAAAGAGACTAATAATGCAGTACGCGATGGTCGAGTGGTATCACAGCAAAGCGCCTCATTTGCGCTACTACCACAAACACCAGGCACTTATACATTGCCTGAAATTACCCTGCCTTGGTATAACACCAAAATGAACCGAATTAGTTACGCAACTTTACCAGAACGCACAATTACGGTAACACCAAGTACCACAGCGCCAGCAAACTCACTAAATACACCCGTTGAAAGTACTTTAAACAACACGGATGCAGAGCCAACGCAGCAAGCGCTCAGCGTGCAACGCCACACTAGTACGCCTCTATGGCTTATTATTGTAGCCGTATTAGGTTACATATTATGGATTGTGACCCTGGTTCTTTACTTTATGAAACGCTCAGCTAAAGAAGTGCAACAAACGACGCAAGCAAATCATAGAGGCAATCAGCAAGCAGATTTAAAAACACTGCAAATACTTGCTAAAAGCCATGATAATAAAGCATTTTACGATGCACTTAATCTATACGCGCTAACTCGAACAGATAAAAAGGTAGGAGCTCTCACCCATTTATGCGCTATGATAAACAACTCGCAGTTCACTGCGCAGGTAAATAATTTACAAGCACAGTTGTACGGTAACCAATCGGCTAGCACTGATTTAGAAGCGATTGTTAGTTTATTAAAAAAACATCAATCGCACACAGCTAAGTCATCATCTGCGTTAAAAGAGCTATATTCTTAATAAGAATCTTAGTTACTTTTTTGGCCTATAATAATTTTAATTAAAAAGTGCTTATGTTTGGAAATAAAAAATCGAATGATCGGGTCTTAATTAATATGGCTGAAAAACAACAACGCTATGAAGCCTTGGTTCATGTTTATCATAAGGAACTCTATCGCTTTGCTTACTGGTTATGTAACGATCCGACTATTGCTGATGACTTAGTGCAAGAAACCTTTTTGCGTGCATGGCGCTCGCTTGATTCGTTACTCGACCAAAAAGCAGCTAAGCCATGGTTGCTGACCATATTAAGGCGTGAGAATGCCAGACGCTTTGAGCGCAAGCAATTTGATTACAGTGATGTAGATAACGACACATTGGTGGATCAAACCAGCCATAGTTTAGATACAGCAATGGAACAAACCGTTATTCAGCGACAAATTTCTTTATTGGCTGATGACTACAAGGAGCCGCTGTTGCTACAGGTGGTAATGGGCTGCACCGGAGATGAAATTGCAGACATTCTTAACTTAAATAAAAATACTGTTATGACACGTTTATTCCGAGCAAAAAATCAACTTAAAGAGGCATTAAGCCGTGATGATGAACAACTTAAAGGAGCATCAAAATAATGGATGAACTTGAGTTTCGTCGCCGCACGATTGCGCAGCCAAATGAGCTGGACAAAGAGCTTCAGGAATTTGCAAACAGCAGTGCCGACAGACAACAATTTTTAAATGAAAGCAAAGCATTCGATAAACAACTCGACGACGCGCTTGATATTACTGTACCTGACAATCTTGCTGAACGAATTATTTTAAACACCTCGTTAAAAGAAAAAGCCAGAACAGATGAACTTGAGCAAAAGGATAACGTGGTTAGTGCACGCTCATGGTTTAAGTTCGACCGAATGCATTTGGCTTTGGCAGCTTCGTTTGTGATTGCAGTTAGTGCGTTTATGTTTAGCGAAGAACAAAGTATTAATCAAACGGCTGGTGAGCATGCACTAGCCCATGTTTACCATGAAATTTATGCGTTAAATAAAACTCAACAAATTAGCATCCAAACTGTCAATGAAAAGCTGGCTTTACTTGGCGGCCATATTAGTGATTTACCTGGCAAAGTGACTTATGTTAACTTTTGCGATTTTCAAGGTGAGAAAGGTATTCATTTAGTGTTTGAGTCTGACTTTGGGCCTATGACCGTGTTTATTGTGCCAAGCGATAATCAAATCTTTGAAATTGGCTCTGATGATTTTAATGACTCTCGCTATGCTGGCCATATAAATCGTGGCAAACAGGCCGATACCGTGCTAATTGCAAGCCTTGGCTCACCAGTTGATATGTATAATGAACGTATTTCAGGTGCTATTCGCTGGCTTTAAGCCATTATAGAAACAATAAAAAACCGCAACGAGTGTGCGGTTTTTTTATTATTTAAAAGCCAAAGCTGCTTACTGATTACTTACAAACATCAGCAACTGCGTTAGCAAAGTAGTTGATATTTGCTTGGCTAATACCTGCTACATTAACACGGCTAGAACCGACAATGTAAATACCGTATTCTTTTTGCAAGCGCTCGATTTGCTCTTTATTAATACCTAAGAAAGAGAACATACCGTGTTGGCGGTCAATAAACGAGAAGTCTTGAGCAATGTCTTTCGCTGCCAGGCTGTCTTTAATTAAACTACGTAACCCATTAATACGGTTACGCATTTCATCAAGTTCACTGTGCCATAGCTGCGTTAACTCTGTGCTGCTTAAAATAGTGTTTACAATGTCTGCACCATGCGCTGGCGGCATAGAATAAATGCTACGTACCACACTTAATAACACCGAGTTTGAAATATCAGCTGTTGCACTGTCTTTTGCAATGATTGAACAGGCACCAATACGCTCACGGTATAAGCCGAAGTTTTTAGAACATGATGAACAAATGATCAACTCTTCAACCGCATTGGCTAAAATACGTAAACCATTCGCATCTTCTTCTAAAGAAGAGCCAAAACCTTGATATGCAATATCAATTAATGGCGTAAAACCCACATCTTTTGCAAGTTCAGCAATAGTATTCCATTGTGTTTCGTTTAAATCCATACCACTTGGGTTGTGACAACATGCATGTAATAACACCACATCGCCCTTAGGCACCTGTGTTAGTGTTTCAACCATTTCATCAAACAATAAATCTTTGTTTTCGTAGTCGTAGTATGGGTATTCTTTTACCGTTAAGCCTGCAGCTTCAAATAAGCTAATGTGGTTAGCCCACGTTGGGTTAGTAACCCATACAGTAGCGCCTGGATTACAACGTACAATAAATTCTGCTGCAACACGAAGTGCGCCTGTACCACCAGGTGCTTGTGCTGTGCGTACGCGATTAGCTAATAATGCTGGGTGCTCACCAAGAAGAAGATTTTCCATTTGTTGACAGTAATCTAAGTTACCAGCAAGTCCAATGTAAGATTTGCTCATTTCATTTTCTAAACGAAACGCTTCTGCTTTTTTTACTGACTTTAATACCGGGGTATTCCCCTGCTCGTCTTTATATACACCAACCCCTAAGTCAATCTTATTTGGGTTAGTATCTTGCTTGTAGGCCGCCATAAGGCCAAGAATAGGGTCTGTTGGTAATGGTTTTAATACTGAGAACATTGGCTATCTCTTCGTTATTTAGGGGTTAGCTGTTGCGCTAAGCTTAACATAAAAACTCACTTGATTGACTAGTGTTATTTACACTAAAAAGTGAGGAATTTTAATACAGCACGCTATTAATAACGCGAGCGTCGCTTTATCAAAAAAATCAGTATTAAAAGCTTCACCATCAACAATACCTATACATTGCTGTTGTGCATTAAATAGCGGTAAACAGGCTTCTGCTTTTACTTTCGGATCGCAGGTGTAATATTCACCGCCTGCTGCCAAATATTGCTCAACGTTATTGATAACGCGTCCTTTACCACTAAACGCTACCTGAACGTTATTGCTGGCAGTCGCAAATTCAGCAGTAAGCGGAAATAAAGGACGACTCGGCGCACCAAAATAAGCCAGCTTTAATAACTGCTCCCCTTCATTGGTGTGGGTATTCTGATAAATGCCGTACCAATCAAGCTTTGTGTTTTCAATGACGTAGTCAACAATCAATTGAAGTTGCGCTAATTTTTCAGTTGTTTGCGTACTTTGGCTGACATAATCGCTTAGTTTAAACGGCTCATCCTGTAGGTAACCAAATAAACTGCATGCCCCACCTTCACCTAGCTCAGGAATTTGGTATTCCCAACGCACGGCTGGTGCAGCATTTTTATTTAGGTATTGCTCAAGCTTTTCTAGCTCAGCGTGAATTAACTGTGGCTCAACATTAAGTTGAGCATACTCTAAGTAAGAATTAACCATTTGGACGTCCATACATCTATAATGCCGAAATAGTAGCATGGATGTTTTTATAGTGCTAGCCAATTTAAAGCGCTTTTTTAAAATCTTTAAACACTTTTATTCATAGATATAATTGCGGTATTTAAACTGGTTGCTTTATCTTTGGGGGCATTAAAAGGTGTTCAGCTTAGGTGCAAAAATTACGCCTTTGCTTCACAAATTTGTTATTATTTGCCGCATTATTATATTCAATCTTAAGTAGGTTAATTATGAGTGATAGTCACTTAGTGTATTCAACAGCAACAGGGCGAATTGATCAGCCAAAGCCAGAAAAAGAACTGGATGTAAAACTATTTAAAGACGGGTCAATTCGCATAGAACGTCAAACCAAAGGCCGAAAAGGTAAAGGTGTAATGCTGGTTGTTGGTCTTGATCCACAACAGCATGATTTGAAAAAGTTAGCAAAAACAATAAAAAGTAAGATGGGCCAAGGGGGCGCAGTAAAAGAAGGTGTTATTGAAGTACAAGGTGATGATCGCGACAAATTAAAAGCGATTTTAGAGGGATTAAAATTTAAAGTAAAAATTGCGGGTGGTTAACCCGCAATTCTTGCTTATTTAATAATTTTTAGCGCTGCTAATTGATCAAATAATGCGGGAATATCATCCTCAGCCACTGGCTTACTAAAATAATAGCCTTGAACAATAAAGCAATTATTATTTTGTAAAAACTCAACTTGCTCGATTGTTTCGACCCCTTCGGCAACTACATCAAGCTTCAGCTTTTGTGCCATAGCAATAATGGCCGCAGTGATCTCCATGTCGTTATCATCCTCAGGTATATCTTTGACAAACGAACGGTCAATTTTAAGAATATCGACAGGGAAACGCTTAAGGTAACTCAGTGAAGAATAACCCGTACCAAAGTCATCAATAGAAATTGAGATACCCAACTTTTTAAGTTGATGTAACTGATCAATAGCTGCTTCAACATTCCCCATCAGCATGCTTTCGGTTAATTCAAGATGCAGACTTTTAGCATTAATCTGCGTCTCTATAATTATTTTTTTCAGCATAGGCACTAAGCTTGCGTCTTTAAACTGTCTTGCTGACAGATTGATCGACATATTACTTGCTCTACCTTGTTGTTCTAGTCGCTTCGTAAACTCACACGCTTGTTGTAGCACCCATTTACCGAGCTCTACAATTAAACCCGTTGCCTCAGCTATCGGAATAAACTTAGTCGGAGGAATAAACCCTTGCGTAGGATGGAACCAACGAAGTAATGCTTCATATCCCACCACGCTATTATCGCGACAATCAACTTGTGGCTGGTAATGTAGCGTGAGTTGCTTTTCTTTAATCGCATGACGCAATTCATTTTCTAGGAATAATCGTTCATTAGCTGCCGCATTTAGATCTTGGCTATAAAAATGGAAAGTGTTACGCCCTTTGGCTTTGGCCTCATACATGGCTAAGTCGGCATGCTTTAGTAACTGATCTTCTTCTAGGCTATCAAATGGTGCTAAGGTGATGCCAATACTTGCACTGACAATTACTTCATTGCTGCCAAGTTTTATCGGCTGGTTTAAGGTTTTTTGTATGGTGTCAGCGACTTCAGATGCTTCTTTTTGATGTTCAATACCACTGAGTAAAACAGCAAATTCATCCCCACCTAAACGGGCTATGGTATCTTCTGCTCGTAAGCGCTGTTTTAAGCGTGTTGCCACTTCAACTAACAGCTGATCACCCGCATCATGACCTAAAGTATCGTTAATACGCTTAAATTCATCCAGATCAAAATAAAATAAAGCAAACGAGTAACGCCCTCTCTCAGCAAGCGCCATCGACTTCCTGAGCTGCATTCTAAAGAATGTACGGTTAGCAAGCCCGGTTAGTGTGTCAAAGTAAGCGAGCTGTTCCATTTTTCGTTGGCTTTCTTTCACAAACGAAATATCTTGCGCTGATGCCACGTAACTGGTTATTTTACCACCGTCTTCTCGAATAGGTGACACACTAAGCGATACCCATATTGGCGACTTGTTTTGCGCTTCAATAAGCGTATCTCCTCGCCAGTAATTACGATTACGCAAATCAATGTCAATATCCTCTACCAACATGGTCATTTCATTGGCAATAATTGTCAGTAATGGCTGACGCAAGAAATCATTTTCGACAAAATCAGTCATCTCTAACATTTTTGGATTAACGTATTCAATGACAAAATTTTCATCGGTGATCACCACCCCTGTACCCGAGAACGCAACCGCTTTAGACAAGCGATTTGCAGCTTTCTCTGCGATTTCTTTTTCTATTATGCGCTGGTTTAAGCCGTCAATGAGTTTGCGAATTTCAATGGTCATATCTTTGAATGAACCATTAAGCGTACCAATTTCATCTTTATTTTCTTTTGGAAACTCAATCTCTAACTGGCCTTTACCAAAGTTAGTAACTGCATAAACCAATGAATGTAAGCGTCTTAATACCAATTGGTAAAGTGCTTGGTGTAATAATAAAGCAACTAAAATGGCATACAGAATAAATAGGCCAAAAAACTTAAGCTTTAAGTCTTTCAATGCCGATAACGTTGAGGAGCGCTTTTTATATACACCCACATACCAGTTTACACCTTCAACTTTATGGATATTTATAATGTAGTCTTCATCATTTAATGAAAATGAATCGGCATATTCTGGTAATTGTATTTGCCCTGCGTTATCAATAACGCGCTTTAGTTCTGGAGAAATAAAGTCATCTGGTAATAGCTTTTTGCCTGCCTCTCCGTACTCTTTATAATTTTCAGAGGTTAAGTTCGGATGTGCTAATAGCTGTCCTTGTTTATCAAACACTACTAAGTGTTTTTCCTTTCCACCGACGGGTAATTGCGATATGAGTGAGTTTAGTGAAATATCGCTACCGGTAACCCCTAAAAACTCATCATCTTGATAAATGGGAACAATTAAACTGACTACCCATTTATTCCAAACTTCATCATAGTAAACTTTTGACCATTGAGGCTCTCGTTGTGGGTTAGTTAAAGACTTCGCATAATTGAAGCTATCACTTTGGTTAAATGTATAATTTCCAGGCACATTAAGCGCCCAGTTTGGCGGTGCGACACGAATAAAGTTATCTTCAGTTATAAGATAAAAATTATAGAAATCTTGAATTAACGTAGGAGAAATAACTTTCCAAAGGGATTCAGAATCAGCAATTAGCTGTTTATAAAAAGGAGAATATGCAGTTTGAGGGATAAACGCGGCTGATAGCCCATCCGGTGATGCACTGCGCACTGAGCCATCATTGGTGAGCTGCATTGTCGGTGCAGTATTATTTTTAAATGACAACTGTCCCTCAAATAACTGCTCGCTAACAACAATATTAGCTTGCTCTGCTATTTTAACTTTGGTGGCTATCAGGTTATTAAACTGGTTTATTAATAATTCATTTGATTGCTT
It encodes the following:
- a CDS encoding vWA domain-containing protein; amino-acid sequence: MDFEFIRPAILWLLLPALGLFFIAMLKKKKAQSAPLIAPHLAQFVMSESNNQARQPLWLVALFCSLAIIFSAGPSFEEKQVPVFQSKSARVIVMDMSYSMYSTDIAPNRLMQSRFKALDMIELFKEGDTALVAYAGTAYTISPLTNDATTLANLIPSLSPEIMPDKGSNVLAGLDMAQELLTQAGYLDGDIILITDGIEQQQQSDISGFTNSSQYRLNIYGIGTEQGAPIKLPEGGFLKDNYGQIVVPTLNGSLLKGLAKNSGGQYANYQPSNSDIAIFSPQANSEILKSEKPNLALWRIDVGIYGLLILLPLALYLFRRSAFIGAVLLLSFLPQQNAHAVELPTLFKNTDQRALEAYNNQEYQQAAQAKSNALKGAALYQQGQFEGALNEFSQDKSATGYYNYGNALAKAGQLEAAINAYKQAQSLQSDFTKAADNQALVEQLLKQQQDQENQQGNDSQNQDDQSQDDADKSKQDQQKNGDKNNADKSEDNSQNSEEQQSGEPSEQSKDQQSQSGEQSDEQNQPDMQAQSQNQQDENKDDDSKPQQDEQQSQPNQMNEQPPSDEQKQQAQQQAMQAKAAELTNEEKEKAQQLNQLLRKVPDDPAILLRNKMQLEAQKRQYQRRPTGVEKSW
- a CDS encoding BatD family protein; the encoded protein is MVMRLFCCLLLLTAMPLMAATSLEASVDKNPVLAGEFFMLNISVDDSIKGQQPDTSALLKDFVVGPMSLSSRTNIINGSIKKQTSWSVKLMTRKAGEYTIPSFSVAGLSSQPINLSVKERSSDAGKNDDIFLKSSLTNNSLFVQEAGVYTIKLYLAKELLDGSLSTPSMEDAQLTQLGKQSEDYELVNGKRYLVITRNYLIQPQKSGAYTIEAPVFQGRVQQNYRQLEVSALGDEQQIEIKPIPENYQGDWLPSELVSLTEQWQPDDNTVEAGTPITRTIMLTALGVTKEQLPEIDMPTINGIRSYPDEKETNNAVRDGRVVSQQSASFALLPQTPGTYTLPEITLPWYNTKMNRISYATLPERTITVTPSTTAPANSLNTPVESTLNNTDAEPTQQALSVQRHTSTPLWLIIVAVLGYILWIVTLVLYFMKRSAKEVQQTTQANHRGNQQADLKTLQILAKSHDNKAFYDALNLYALTRTDKKVGALTHLCAMINNSQFTAQVNNLQAQLYGNQSASTDLEAIVSLLKKHQSHTAKSSSALKELYS
- a CDS encoding sigma-70 family RNA polymerase sigma factor, producing MFGNKKSNDRVLINMAEKQQRYEALVHVYHKELYRFAYWLCNDPTIADDLVQETFLRAWRSLDSLLDQKAAKPWLLTILRRENARRFERKQFDYSDVDNDTLVDQTSHSLDTAMEQTVIQRQISLLADDYKEPLLLQVVMGCTGDEIADILNLNKNTVMTRLFRAKNQLKEALSRDDEQLKGASK
- a CDS encoding DUF3379 family protein — translated: MDELEFRRRTIAQPNELDKELQEFANSSADRQQFLNESKAFDKQLDDALDITVPDNLAERIILNTSLKEKARTDELEQKDNVVSARSWFKFDRMHLALAASFVIAVSAFMFSEEQSINQTAGEHALAHVYHEIYALNKTQQISIQTVNEKLALLGGHISDLPGKVTYVNFCDFQGEKGIHLVFESDFGPMTVFIVPSDNQIFEIGSDDFNDSRYAGHINRGKQADTVLIASLGSPVDMYNERISGAIRWL
- a CDS encoding amino acid aminotransferase, which produces MFSVLKPLPTDPILGLMAAYKQDTNPNKIDLGVGVYKDEQGNTPVLKSVKKAEAFRLENEMSKSYIGLAGNLDYCQQMENLLLGEHPALLANRVRTAQAPGGTGALRVAAEFIVRCNPGATVWVTNPTWANHISLFEAAGLTVKEYPYYDYENKDLLFDEMVETLTQVPKGDVVLLHACCHNPSGMDLNETQWNTIAELAKDVGFTPLIDIAYQGFGSSLEEDANGLRILANAVEELIICSSCSKNFGLYRERIGACSIIAKDSATADISNSVLLSVVRSIYSMPPAHGADIVNTILSSTELTQLWHSELDEMRNRINGLRSLIKDSLAAKDIAQDFSFIDRQHGMFSFLGINKEQIERLQKEYGIYIVGSSRVNVAGISQANINYFANAVADVCK
- a CDS encoding GAF domain-containing protein yields the protein MVNSYLEYAQLNVEPQLIHAELEKLEQYLNKNAAPAVRWEYQIPELGEGGACSLFGYLQDEPFKLSDYVSQSTQTTEKLAQLQLIVDYVIENTKLDWYGIYQNTHTNEGEQLLKLAYFGAPSRPLFPLTAEFATASNNVQVAFSGKGRVINNVEQYLAAGGEYYTCDPKVKAEACLPLFNAQQQCIGIVDGEAFNTDFFDKATLALLIACCIKIPHFLV
- a CDS encoding translation initiation factor — protein: MSDSHLVYSTATGRIDQPKPEKELDVKLFKDGSIRIERQTKGRKGKGVMLVVGLDPQQHDLKKLAKTIKSKMGQGGAVKEGVIEVQGDDRDKLKAILEGLKFKVKIAGG
- a CDS encoding bifunctional diguanylate cyclase/phosphodiesterase — its product is MYRRPPSRFGINSLSVKLSLLISGICLVAGICAAALMLKSEEKQLVFEEHEVLKQSNELLINQFNNLIATKVKIAEQANIVVSEQLFEGQLSFKNNTAPTMQLTNDGSVRSASPDGLSAAFIPQTAYSPFYKQLIADSESLWKVISPTLIQDFYNFYLITEDNFIRVAPPNWALNVPGNYTFNQSDSFNYAKSLTNPQREPQWSKVYYDEVWNKWVVSLIVPIYQDDEFLGVTGSDISLNSLISQLPVGGKEKHLVVFDKQGQLLAHPNLTSENYKEYGEAGKKLLPDDFISPELKRVIDNAGQIQLPEYADSFSLNDEDYIINIHKVEGVNWYVGVYKKRSSTLSALKDLKLKFFGLFILYAILVALLLHQALYQLVLRRLHSLVYAVTNFGKGQLEIEFPKENKDEIGTLNGSFKDMTIEIRKLIDGLNQRIIEKEIAEKAANRLSKAVAFSGTGVVITDENFVIEYVNPKMLEMTDFVENDFLRQPLLTIIANEMTMLVEDIDIDLRNRNYWRGDTLIEAQNKSPIWVSLSVSPIREDGGKITSYVASAQDISFVKESQRKMEQLAYFDTLTGLANRTFFRMQLRKSMALAERGRYSFALFYFDLDEFKRINDTLGHDAGDQLLVEVATRLKQRLRAEDTIARLGGDEFAVLLSGIEHQKEASEVADTIQKTLNQPIKLGSNEVIVSASIGITLAPFDSLEEDQLLKHADLAMYEAKAKGRNTFHFYSQDLNAAANERLFLENELRHAIKEKQLTLHYQPQVDCRDNSVVGYEALLRWFHPTQGFIPPTKFIPIAEATGLIVELGKWVLQQACEFTKRLEQQGRASNMSINLSARQFKDASLVPMLKKIIIETQINAKSLHLELTESMLMGNVEAAIDQLHQLKKLGISISIDDFGTGYSSLSYLKRFPVDILKIDRSFVKDIPEDDNDMEITAAIIAMAQKLKLDVVAEGVETIEQVEFLQNNNCFIVQGYYFSKPVAEDDIPALFDQLAALKIIK